A genomic stretch from Styela clava chromosome 5, kaStyClav1.hap1.2, whole genome shotgun sequence includes:
- the LOC120343890 gene encoding phosphatidylinositol 4-phosphate 5-kinase-like protein 1, with amino-acid sequence MSTKVTQIKSGSHVKRESYFIRFRKRWKRRGVIEIDESHNKHPFTLYVRQGLQDSIAATKEFKGQGTDKQYSQEIHRKLVSSHDKTEFEFVTYAPEVFESLREQVDMFPDTYYDRICPDDNEIKYLEFVSNSKSGQNFFLSNNKQLMIKTHTRNEKNFFLKILPSYINHLKRYPHSLIVRYLGLYKITISKHDPVYFIVMQSILYPDERINQRFDLKGCQAGRFTKEQNNDQNEIITVLKDMNFEETKIFLGSQSSWFDLQIQHDTEFLRSLRVIDYSLLIGVQSLHQEEIKENRELASIIVRTKKSTSRQHSVLRHWAQSPTRMMKQISEESEVSQSSSPDENINLPGTVQEENESDTVKSNSTKSTSSIVSPKKSTADSRDSVNESESIMQNRRLLPQCRNELHIIDGSNQERYFIGIIDFFTPFGLKKRCEGIFKAMKYKKSGYSYSTVNPDAYADRFQEFLKKHVV; translated from the exons ATGTCAACGAAAGTCACACAAATCAAAAGTGGGAGTCATGTGAAACGAGAAAGTTACTTTATTCGCTTTCGCAAACGTTGGAAACGACGAGGCGTTATCGAGATTGACGAATCCCACAACAAACACCCATTTACGTTGTATGTTCGACAAGGCCTGCAAGATAGCATTGCTGCAACTAAGGAGTTCAAG GGCCAGGGAACTGACAAACAATATTCTCAAGAAATTCATAGAAAATTGGTTTCAAGCCATGATAAAACT GAGTTTGAATTTGTGACTTATGCACCAGAAGTATTCGAGTCACTCAGAGAACAAGTTGATATGTTTCCAGACACTTATTACGATCGTATATGTCCAGatgataatgaaattaaatatctggaatttgtttcaaattcaaaaagtggacaaaacttttttctttc TAATAACAAACAGCTTATGATCAAGACACATACAAGAAATGAgaagaatttttttctaaagATTTTGCCAAG TTACATCAATCATCTCAAACGATACCCGCATTCATTGATTGTAAGATATCTTGGATTGTATAAAATCACCATCAGTAAGCATGATCCG gtCTATTTCATTGTAATGCAAAGCATCTTATATCCGGATGAAAGAATTAACcaaagatttgatttgaaaggCTGTCAG GCTGGAAGATTCACAAAGGAACAAAACAATGATCAGAATGAAATCATCACTGTCTTGAAAGACATGAACTTTGAAGAAACTAAAATATTTCTAG GTTCACAAAGCTCTTGGTTTGATCTGCAAATCCAACACGATACTGAGTTTTTAAGAAGTTTGAGAGTTATTGATTATAGTCTCCTGATCGGGGTACAATCTCTACATCAAGAAGAAATCAAGGAGAACAGGGAACTTGCTTCAATCATAGTCAGAACAAAAAA ATCAACATCTCGTCAACACAGTGTTCTACGTCACTGGGCCCAAAGTCCAACAAGAATGATGAAACAGATTAGTGAGGAATCCGAAGTATCACAATCGTCGTCACCAGATGAGAACATAAACCTACCAG GCACAGTACAAGAAGAAAACGAATCTGACACAGTGAAAAGTAATTCAACTAAAAGTACTTCATCAATTGTCAGTCCTAAGAAAAG caCTGCCGATAGTCGAGATTCCGTAAACGAATCAGAATCAATCATGCAGAACCGTCGTTTACTGCCGCAATGTCGTAACGAGCTTCACATAATCGATGGGTCAAATCAAGAACGCTATTTCATCGGTATTATCGACTTTTTTACGCCTTTTGGACTCAAAAAACGTTGCGAAGGAATCTTTAAAGCGATGAAGTATAAAAAGTCTGGTTACTCCTATTCTACAGTCAATCCTGACGCTTATGCCGATAGATTTCAAGAGTTTTTGAAGAAACACGTCGTTTAG